TCCATATTTTGAACGTCCGGGATATGCAGAGTTTAGGATCGGAGATTATCAGCATGAACTCGGATTGATTGACGGCCGTTATGCTCCCGAAGGATGGACACCTGGAGTGCCGGCCCCGGTTACGTACTGGCATGTAGATGAGATCAATGAGAGTCTTGATAAGCTGATCTCTTTGGGCGCCACATTACATGAACCGGTGACAGAACGGGGTCCTGGCTTCATCACGGCTTCGGTAATTGATCCTTTCGGGAATATCCTTGGTATCATGTATAATGTCCATTACCTGGAAGTGCTGAACGCAAAAAAGAGTTAAATGTTCCTGTAAAACAACTGAAAGTTATGGAAATGAATAATGGAATACCGGCCTTTTACGCCAGCACAAATGCAGAATGGCGCAATTGGCTAGCAGAAAACGGGAGTTCTGAAAAGGCGATATGCCTGATTCTGTATCATAAGAAAAGTAAAACCCCTTGTATTGATTATAAGGAATCTATTGAGCAGGCATTGTGTTTTGGCTGGATTGACAGCAAAGCAAATAAACGGGATGAGGAAAGCAGTTACCTCCAGTTTACGCCACGAAAGGCGAAAAGCAATTGGAGTAAAGTGAACAGGGAAAGGGTGGAGCGGATGCTGGAACAGGGGTTAATGATGCCTGCCGGACAGGCCATGATCGACCTTGCTAAGGCCAATGGCAGTTGGGAAGGCCTGGCTGACGCTCAGAATGCCATTATACCCTGGGACCTCCAGAAATTATTCGATAAAAATACTGAGGCATTCGAAAACTTTCAGAAGTTTTCTCCCTCTTCCAAACGGATGATCCTGGAATGGATCGCTAAGGCGAAAAAAGAAGAAACAAGGGAAAAAAGAGTAGTACAGACAGTGGAACTTGCAGCGAAAAATGTAAAAGCAAATCATTAATACAAAAGATCAACAGGTAAGCTTTCTGTTTTTTTACCATTTAAACACAATTAATAGTAATTTCACATAGTTCATCCAATTGTTGCTATGTTTAAGCGTTTTGTGTTATTTATTGGGATTACGCTGGTATTTCTGCTCAATGCTGGCAGGGGATTCTCTCAGATTGCCGAGCTGGATAAATTGAAATCCGGACTGCCCCTGATAAAAGATAGCATCAAGTATGTGAATAGCCTGAACCGCATGGCTATGCTGTCTCATCTTCGTTACCGGGATTCCTGCCTTTATTATGCGACAAAAGCAAAACAAATCGCTCTCCGGTTACAATATAAAAAAGGGATTGCCGATGCAAAGAATTGCGAGGCTGTCTATTATCTTTCTACTAATAATTACTTGTCTGCAAAATATTTCAATGAAGCACTTCAGCTCTATAAATCGATAAACGATCAGGAAAATGTTTGTCAGGTACTTATGAACATAGGAGTATTGATTTTGGTCTATGAGAATGAGAAAAGCGCGCTTAGGTATGTTAAAGAAGCTTTTGAAAAGAGCAAATCTTTAAAAAAGGATTCTATACGCTCAATCATCATTAGTAATATCCTGGATATTGATAAAAGTATCAGCCCGGAGCGTTTCAATTCCCTGTTTGAAGAGGGAATGCGTATTGCTAAAAAATATAAAGATGACCGGTTAATTATTTACTATGAGTCTCTTGAAGGAGAATTGCTTTATCAGAAAGGAAAGCAGGAGCAGGGCCTGGAGATTTTATTGAGGTCTTTGCGGAAAGCAGATAGTCTGGGACTGGAGAATTTAAAGGTTGGTATTTATTTGCCCTTGAGCAAAATGTTAATAGAGCAGGGTAAAAATGACCAGTCTAAGCATGACCTTGGAATCGGTTATCTGCAAACTGGATTGGCTGCCTCTGAAAAGTTTGGTTATGCTGAATTTTACATGCTTTTTGCGGAGAAGCTATACCAGCATTATAGAGACGATGGTCGCCATGAGAAAGCTTATCATTACGTTTCTCTTTTACTAGCCAAGAAAAACAGCATTGCACAGGCTGCAGACCAGTCTGGTTATAATTACCTGAACTACGCACTTCGTGAAAATGAAAATGAAGAACTCAGGAGTAAAGAAGGGG
This region of Pedobacter steynii genomic DNA includes:
- a CDS encoding VOC family protein; the encoded protein is MAISQTLRGLTTICYYALDHEAAKKWYAELLGIPPYFERPGYAEFRIGDYQHELGLIDGRYAPEGWTPGVPAPVTYWHVDEINESLDKLISLGATLHEPVTERGPGFITASVIDPFGNILGIMYNVHYLEVLNAKKS
- a CDS encoding YdeI/OmpD-associated family protein encodes the protein MEMNNGIPAFYASTNAEWRNWLAENGSSEKAICLILYHKKSKTPCIDYKESIEQALCFGWIDSKANKRDEESSYLQFTPRKAKSNWSKVNRERVERMLEQGLMMPAGQAMIDLAKANGSWEGLADAQNAIIPWDLQKLFDKNTEAFENFQKFSPSSKRMILEWIAKAKKEETREKRVVQTVELAAKNVKANH
- a CDS encoding sensor histidine kinase produces the protein MFKRFVLFIGITLVFLLNAGRGFSQIAELDKLKSGLPLIKDSIKYVNSLNRMAMLSHLRYRDSCLYYATKAKQIALRLQYKKGIADAKNCEAVYYLSTNNYLSAKYFNEALQLYKSINDQENVCQVLMNIGVLILVYENEKSALRYVKEAFEKSKSLKKDSIRSIIISNILDIDKSISPERFNSLFEEGMRIAKKYKDDRLIIYYESLEGELLYQKGKQEQGLEILLRSLRKADSLGLENLKVGIYLPLSKMLIEQGKNDQSKHDLGIGYLQTGLAASEKFGYAEFYMLFAEKLYQHYRDDGRHEKAYHYVSLLLAKKNSIAQAADQSGYNYLNYALRENENEELRSKEGARKTTIVLLSCLFALSMALLFFVYRSLRVKREHVKAQQKLNEITLTQNVELQQTNRFNTMLISVIAHDVRQPFSTIVMLSSVFNDDVDLLTEEEKLEIMKELAETSQKSLSFMDGLLEWIKSKKTTFEYQPEKLLVKDLITEANTFFKIAQEKKHIKLILNIPELATVLTHKQMLLFILRNILNNATKFSPVEGRISINAWMENGNMIIAIHDQGAGMSQKRIDRLFTAGSGDIDQHENNGAGLALSISYEMAMIMNAKISVTSEPGKGTTFFLLLKENE